The proteins below come from a single Erysipelothrix piscisicarius genomic window:
- the ruvX gene encoding Holliday junction resolvase RuvX — MIGKIIGLDLGSKTCGVALSDGLGMYAHPVETLYYKVSVDELKEPLEALIKKERVKVIALGFPKMMNNDVGERAQISEDFKMTLESWFNCEVVLIDERLTSVVANRQLIDQDVSRKKRKKVVDQLAAVHILQTYLDKRRFMEGN; from the coding sequence ATGATAGGTAAAATAATTGGTCTCGATCTTGGATCGAAAACGTGCGGTGTCGCGCTGTCTGATGGGCTTGGAATGTATGCTCATCCAGTTGAGACATTGTATTACAAAGTCTCAGTAGATGAGTTAAAGGAACCATTGGAAGCTTTAATCAAAAAAGAGCGCGTTAAAGTAATTGCATTGGGTTTTCCTAAGATGATGAATAATGATGTTGGGGAGCGTGCCCAAATTTCTGAAGATTTTAAAATGACATTGGAGTCTTGGTTTAATTGTGAAGTTGTACTCATCGATGAACGACTTACAAGTGTGGTGGCAAATCGTCAACTCATTGATCAAGATGTATCACGAAAAAAAAGAAAGAAAGTTGTCGATCAACTTGCGGCCGTTCATATACTTCAAACGTATTTGGATAAACGCCGTTTTATGGAGGGAAATTAA
- a CDS encoding IreB family regulatory phosphoprotein has translation MSKHNVTETMAFNSDEVRRDRIKEILAEVESALEERGYQSVSQISGYLISNDPAYISSHNNARVKIQEVERYEIIEELVRFYLSEK, from the coding sequence ATGTCGAAACACAATGTGACAGAAACAATGGCTTTTAATTCAGATGAAGTTCGTCGTGATCGAATTAAAGAAATCCTTGCTGAAGTAGAATCAGCACTCGAGGAACGCGGCTATCAATCCGTGAGTCAGATTTCTGGGTATTTGATTTCAAATGATCCAGCTTATATCTCTTCGCACAATAACGCGCGTGTGAAGATTCAGGAAGTTGAACGTTACGAAATTATTGAAGAGTTAGTACGTTTTTATCTTAGTGAAAAATAA
- the alaS gene encoding alanine--tRNA ligase — MKQLTSSEIRTMFLDYFKAQDHMIEPGAPLVPIDDDDTLLWINSGVAALKKYFDGRVKPKKPRIANVQKSLRTNDIDNVGKTARHHTFFEMLGNFSIGDYFKEEAIGFAYEFLFSPEWLDLDVSKAYFSVHTDDQEAFDIWVNKYNVNPSRILRTDDNFWQIGDGPCGPNSEIFYDRGEKYDPEHIGERLFFEDLENDRYVEVWNIVFSQFDGVEGGDIHTFKELPQKNIDTGMGFERLVSIVQDGDTNFDTDLFIPIIQAIEALTPLKYHDNVMAYRVISDHIRSLVFTLADGAVFSNEGRGYVLRRILRRAVRFGKVLEIEGTFLHTLVDDVIAVMGDAYPNLAEHRDMIVKLILSEEERFAKTLAGGEKLLLDTIEANKEAIITGEVAFKLYDTYGFPIELTQEIAEEHHVSVDLEGFKASLEEQKERARSSRQKVESMGSQQEDLLNFKENSEFIYDSFETQGRVVGLFVDGKQVDAFTGKGHVVFDKTCFYAESGGQVADTGTIESDSAKGNVLDVKKANGGQPLHFVEVYGTITMGQVFDLKIDAKRRILIRKNHSCVHLLHSALKTVVGDHVSQAGSYVDENYFRFDFSHFEKLTDEQLEKVELMINQWIAESLPITVVEKPLEEAKAMGAMALFSENYGSVVRVVTMGDASMELCGGTHALGTGEIGVFKLVSEESVGSGVRRILGKTSFGAYESYKETELEVDQIRTRLKLSPQKSIQTKIEEMEAEIKQLEGKYKLMMADVLKAKTQEYIQMAEQVGNDLSFVWIDMEDQEMNVVKELVQRIRDHVDIVFVANHKASSVNFVVGCSEKAIQAGIKAGDLAKEAAVTTGGNGGGKPNFAQAGGKDITKINDAKLVISNKIA; from the coding sequence ATGAAGCAACTTACAAGTAGTGAAATAAGAACTATGTTTTTGGATTATTTTAAAGCACAAGATCATATGATTGAACCGGGTGCACCCCTTGTTCCAATCGATGATGATGATACCCTTTTATGGATTAATTCTGGGGTTGCTGCACTTAAAAAATATTTTGATGGTCGTGTTAAACCTAAGAAACCACGTATCGCAAACGTTCAAAAGTCATTGCGCACCAATGATATCGATAATGTAGGAAAGACAGCGCGTCACCATACATTTTTCGAAATGCTCGGAAATTTTTCAATCGGAGATTATTTTAAAGAAGAAGCCATTGGGTTTGCATATGAGTTTTTATTTTCTCCAGAATGGCTTGATTTGGATGTAAGTAAAGCGTATTTTAGTGTGCATACAGATGACCAAGAAGCTTTTGATATTTGGGTTAATAAATATAACGTGAATCCATCACGTATTTTACGCACGGATGATAACTTCTGGCAAATTGGTGACGGTCCTTGTGGTCCGAACTCAGAAATTTTTTATGATCGCGGTGAAAAATATGATCCCGAACATATCGGAGAGCGTCTTTTCTTTGAAGATCTTGAAAATGACCGTTATGTTGAAGTTTGGAACATTGTATTTTCACAATTTGATGGTGTTGAAGGTGGGGATATCCATACCTTTAAAGAACTTCCACAGAAAAACATTGATACAGGAATGGGTTTTGAACGTCTTGTAAGTATTGTTCAAGATGGTGATACAAACTTTGATACAGATTTATTTATTCCAATCATCCAAGCAATTGAAGCGTTGACACCGCTTAAATATCACGACAATGTGATGGCATACCGTGTTATTTCTGATCATATTCGTTCATTAGTCTTTACACTAGCAGATGGTGCCGTGTTCTCTAATGAAGGACGTGGTTATGTTTTACGTCGCATTTTACGTCGTGCTGTACGTTTTGGTAAAGTGTTAGAAATTGAAGGAACCTTCCTTCATACATTAGTAGATGATGTTATTGCAGTTATGGGAGATGCATATCCAAACCTAGCAGAACATCGCGATATGATTGTGAAATTGATTTTGAGTGAGGAAGAGCGTTTTGCGAAGACATTGGCAGGCGGAGAGAAACTCTTACTTGATACAATTGAAGCAAACAAAGAGGCAATCATCACAGGGGAAGTTGCGTTTAAACTCTATGATACCTACGGTTTCCCAATTGAATTAACACAAGAAATTGCAGAAGAACATCACGTTTCTGTTGATTTGGAAGGTTTTAAAGCGTCGTTAGAAGAACAAAAAGAACGCGCACGCAGCAGTCGTCAAAAAGTTGAATCTATGGGTTCGCAACAAGAAGATCTTCTAAATTTCAAAGAAAACAGTGAGTTTATTTATGATTCGTTTGAAACACAGGGTCGCGTTGTGGGTTTATTTGTGGATGGCAAGCAAGTTGACGCCTTTACAGGTAAGGGGCATGTTGTTTTTGATAAAACATGTTTCTATGCTGAAAGTGGTGGACAAGTTGCGGATACAGGGACCATTGAATCCGATAGTGCTAAAGGAAATGTTCTTGATGTTAAGAAAGCGAATGGTGGACAGCCACTTCATTTTGTCGAAGTATATGGAACCATTACAATGGGTCAAGTGTTTGATTTGAAAATTGACGCAAAACGTCGAATTTTAATTCGAAAAAATCACTCATGTGTTCACTTATTGCATTCTGCATTAAAGACTGTCGTTGGCGATCATGTGTCGCAAGCAGGCTCTTATGTTGATGAAAACTATTTCCGTTTCGATTTCTCACACTTTGAAAAGCTAACGGATGAGCAACTTGAAAAAGTTGAACTGATGATTAATCAATGGATTGCGGAGTCGTTACCAATTACGGTTGTTGAGAAACCACTTGAAGAAGCAAAAGCAATGGGGGCGATGGCATTATTTTCAGAAAATTATGGATCGGTTGTTCGCGTCGTGACAATGGGAGATGCTTCTATGGAATTATGTGGTGGAACCCATGCGCTTGGAACAGGTGAAATCGGTGTCTTTAAACTAGTATCAGAAGAAAGTGTTGGTTCAGGTGTTCGCCGTATTCTAGGAAAAACAAGTTTCGGTGCTTATGAATCATATAAAGAAACAGAATTGGAAGTCGATCAAATTCGCACACGACTTAAATTGTCACCACAAAAATCAATTCAAACTAAGATTGAAGAGATGGAAGCAGAAATCAAGCAGTTAGAAGGCAAATACAAACTCATGATGGCGGATGTTCTCAAGGCTAAAACGCAAGAGTATATTCAAATGGCTGAACAGGTAGGAAATGACTTGAGTTTTGTTTGGATTGATATGGAAGATCAAGAGATGAATGTTGTCAAAGAACTTGTTCAACGCATTCGTGATCATGTCGATATTGTTTTTGTTGCAAATCATAAAGCATCCTCAGTAAACTTTGTTGTGGGATGCAGTGAAAAAGCAATTCAAGCTGGTATTAAAGCGGGAGATTTAGCGAAAGAAGCAGCAGTAACAACTGGTGGTAATGGTGGTGGTAAACCTAATTTTGCACAAGCCGGTGGTAAAGATATCACTAAAATAAATGATGCCAAATTAGTGATTTCTAACAAAATTGCTTAA
- a CDS encoding TrkA C-terminal domain-containing protein: MMTKKKQARYQQIALDIAARIARNDLLEGERISGRSILSSEYGVSPETIRRAMSLLEEVEVVHVANNYGVIIGAKEAAIAYLDSFSSVSDVTQLKHRLNALMDKRHEIDEEIRTIISQIVDLSGRFSFSDPLKRFEFTLHAGSKLIGQTIGSSAFYQTTKMTIIALNRQGTMILSPGPDAVFEENDVLVVVGHVADVVKVEMLVQD, from the coding sequence ATGATGACGAAGAAAAAACAAGCACGATATCAACAAATTGCCCTGGATATTGCAGCTCGAATTGCACGCAATGATCTGCTTGAAGGTGAACGGATCTCGGGGCGATCTATTTTATCAAGTGAATACGGTGTATCACCTGAAACGATTCGAAGAGCGATGAGTCTTCTTGAAGAGGTTGAGGTGGTTCATGTGGCCAATAATTATGGTGTGATTATCGGTGCGAAAGAAGCTGCGATTGCTTATTTAGATTCTTTTTCTTCGGTTTCTGATGTCACTCAACTCAAGCATCGTCTGAATGCATTGATGGATAAGCGTCATGAGATTGATGAGGAAATTCGAACGATAATCAGTCAAATTGTGGATTTGTCTGGTCGATTTTCATTCTCAGATCCCTTAAAACGTTTTGAATTTACCTTACACGCGGGTTCAAAACTAATTGGTCAAACGATTGGGAGTTCCGCATTTTATCAGACTACAAAAATGACGATCATTGCTTTAAATCGCCAAGGTACGATGATATTATCCCCTGGACCGGATGCTGTTTTTGAAGAAAACGATGTTTTGGTGGTAGTGGGACATGTGGCGGATGTTGTTAAGGTAGAAATGTTGGTTCAAGACTAG